A region of the Campylobacter cuniculorum DSM 23162 = LMG 24588 genome:
CTTATATAGAAATTGATGAACTGCGAGCCTTTTTACCGCGAAAAAATCGTATTAAAGGCGAGAAGTTTAAGGTCGGAGATGTGATTAAGGCAGTGATTCGTAGTGTTTATATGGATAAGGGCATTAAGATTGAACTTTCCCGCACAAGTCCAAAATTTTTAGAATGTCTTTTAGAATCTGAAGTGCCGGAAATCAAAGACAAACTTGTCAGTGTTGTAAAAAGTGCAAGAATTCCCGGAGAAAGGGCTAAGATTGTTTTAATGGCAAATGCGGATAATATAGATCCTGTTGGAGCTACTGTTGGAGTTAAGGGTGTTAGAATCAATGCTGTGAGTAAGGAACTGCATAATGAAAATATCGATTGTATCGAGTATTCTAGTGAGCCTGAAATTCTTGTTGCAAGAGCTTTAACTCCCGCTATCATCCATTCTGTAAAGATTGAAGGCAAAAAAGCCTTAGTGAGTTTAAGCAGCGACCAAAAAAGCAAAGCCATAGGTAAAAGCGGTATCAATATCCGCCTTGTAACTATGTTAAGCTCCTATGAGATAGAGCTTAAAGAACTTGATTCTACAAAGGCTCAAAGCAGTGAAGAAGCCTTTAAAAATTTGCAAGATTTATTTAAAAATGTTTAAATGTCTTTAAATTTTTTGTTATTTTCAATATTTGAATCAATCAAAGTAAAAAGCTTGTTAAGTAGGGTGGCTTCATTCTCTTTTTGCTTGTCTTTGATGGATTTATTTATAGCATAATTTTTAAAATCTTTTAAGATTTTTGAGAGATTGAGCTCATCATCGCTAAAATCACTCTTCTTTTTTTCTTCTTTGTTTAAATTTTCTAAATATTTTTCGAATTCTTTGTCCTTTTCATCTTTTCTTTTGTTTGCTTGAAAGAAAGTTGAATTTTTAGAATTTGTTTCATTAATCTGCATTTTTATTCCTTTGAAAATCAATTTTAAATTAACAAGCAAAAATCATTCCTAATATAGGACTAAGAAAAATTCTATTTTTATAAAAACTTTTATGAGACTTAGGTTCCATAAGATTTAAATTTTTATTATAATTTTTACTAAAATTAATTTTTATGAAGTCAATTGTGAAATCAAATTTAATCTTAAAAAATTTGGTTCAATTGAAAAACAATGCAGTGTTTTTAAAAAAATATTAAAAGATGAATTTAAATTCTTAAAAAATACTTCAGCTTAAAAAGAAGAACAGAATATAGCCTTTAAAAGGAGTTTTAAGTGATTTATGCTCGAGCTTTATTTTAATTGCTTTAGCTGTTATGAGGAATAAACATAAAATTTTGCTACAATCAAAGGAATTTTTATAGATAAAAAATTGAGCTATAAGATTTTAAAACTCGTTTGACTAAATTTTTTTTAAAATAAAATCACACAAAAGACAAGTTTGACATGATATTGTAGTTTGAAAATATGATTTGATGGGATTAAAAAGCGACAATAAAAATAAAAAATGAAGGATTTAAAAAAATATTTAAAAATCATAATGAAATTTAAATCAAAAGATAATTTTCCTCGTTAAATTTGTTCAATTTTTAGTGAGGTATTGATTAAATTTCAAAATTATGTTTTTGACGCAATTTTGCCAAATAAATGGCAAAATTTACAGCTTCTTTGTAACTTTTAGTATTGATTTTAGCATTTTTATAAGCCTTGTCAAAGGCTGTTCCGTGATCAACACTGGTGCGAATGATGGGTAAATTTAAACTCACATTGACACTTTTTTCAAAATACAAAGCTTTAAGAGGGGCTAAACCTAAATCATGATACATCGCAACAAAATGCCTGCATTGCTTTAAGGAATCTTTTGTAAAAGCCGTATCTGCAACCAAAGGATAGGGCAAATAAAAACATTTTTGCTTAAAATTCTCTGTCAATTTTTTTTTGAGCTTTTTATTTTCTAAAATTTCATAAAAATTGTTCCTTTTATTCTCTTTTATAGAAGTTAAAAACTCTTTTTTAGTCTCTAAGTCGCTTTGTAAAAAATTCAAATACGCATTTGTAAATTGTATCGCTTCTGTAATGATTTTTTCTTCTTCACCTCCTATAACTCCATAATCTCCTGCGTGAGGATTGAAAGCTAAAACCCCGATTTTTTTAAAACGAGTTTGTAAGTAAAAATCTCTCAAAAATTCCGCTAAAGCCTTAAATTCTATCTTTTGACTGACTTGATTTAAGGGGATATGTTCGGTAAAAAGTCCAACAAAAAGCTCTTTGCAACCTAGCATCATGATTGCATTTTTTTGATAAAAACTTCTTAGGGCATCTGTGTGTCCTTTAAATTTAATCCCTGCTTTGTCCCAAGCTTTTTTATGAATGCTTAAGGTTACTAAAGCATTTGCGTAATGTTGTTTGACAAAATGATTTGCTGCTTGAAAGCTCAAAAAAGAATAAGCCCCGCTTTTTTCATCGATTTCACCTGCCTTAATTTCAAAATCGCAATCAAGCTCAAATTCCAAAGCAGAAGTAAAAGAAAAGATATTGAGTTTTTTTTCTTTTTTTACAAAGTTAAATTCTTGTTTTTCTGCCTTTGAAAAGGCGACTAAATTGGCGTTTTCAAGTTTTAAATTCAAAAGTTTTAAAGCTTGATTTAAAAGTTTTTGATGCACAAAATAATAGGGCTCACAAAATTGAGAAATTTCTTTATGAGAGCGGATGAGAATTTCTATGCCCACTCCGTTTATATCGCCCACACTCACAGCTATTTTCATCTTTTAATCAAGGCTTTCATTTCTAAAATAGCTTGTTTAAGTCCTACAAAAACAGACCTTGCGATTATGCTTTGTCCTATGTTGAGTTCGGTAATTTCTTTAATTTTTACAAGTTCTTTAACATTTTTGTAGTTTAATCCATGTCCAGCGGCGATTTTAAGTCCTAAACTTTGGGCTTTTTTTGCACAAAGATTTAAGAGTTGAAGTTCTTTTTGAAATTCTTTTTCAAGCTCTTTTTTAGGGAGATTTAATTCTTTGATTTTATAGGGGGTGTGCAAGATATTTGAATAAAGTGCATTATATAAATTCGCATATAAACCTGTGTGAAATTCTACAAAATCGGCTTTTAAGTCAAAAGCCCTTTGCACATCTTCTAAATTTGGATTGATAAAAAGTGAAACTTCAATATCGCAAAGTTTGAGTTTTTGAATGCTTTTTTCAATTTTTTCAAGATTTAAATTCAATCCCCCCTCTGTGGTAAGCTCTTCTCTTTTTTCAGGAACTAAAGTGACACGCGAGGGCTTAAATTGGCAGGCGAGATCTAAAATTTCATCACAAGTTGCACATTCTAAATTGATAGGAATTTTACAAAATAAAATTAAATTTTCAAGGTCTTTTTCATGGGTGTGCCTTTTATCTTCTCTGACATGAATGGTAATTTGCTCACAAAAATGAGCACAATACAAAGCCGCTTCTAAAAGGTCAGGGTCATTAACCTTTCGAGCCTCCCTTAAAACAGCGATATGGTCGATATTTACACCTAAAGTCATTTTTTTCCTTTAAAAATTTTTGCTATTATACTCTAAATTTTAATTAAGGAAGCTTATGTTAGGCATAGATATTGGCTCAAATACTTTAAGAGCAGTTTATATGGATACAAATTTTAAAAAAATTGCAGAATATGAATTCATCATCGGTGCAGCAAAAAATCTCAATACAAGTGGAAAAATAGGTGATGAAGCCATTTTAAATTTAAGAAAAGCTTTAGGCACTTTGGCTTTAAAATACGCACTTAAAGATGCGATTATTGTGGCAACTGCGGCATTTAGAAAGGCGAGTAATGCTCAAAAAATTTTCGAGGATTTAAGAGAGGAATTTGGAGCTAGTTTTAAAATCATTGATGCAAAAACTGAAGCTAAACTTAGCGTATTAGGGATGAAAAGAGGACTTTTGAATTTGGGATTAAAACAGGAATTTGCTTATTGTGATTTAGGAGGAGCTTCTTGTGAGCTGTCTTTTAGGGATAGTTTTAAAAGTTTTGATTTTGGAATCATTACTTTTTATGAAAAAAATCAAAAAAATTTTAATCAAAAATCGCAACTTAAAACGATTGATGTAAAAAAACATTCTGCATTCATTCGAAAAATAAAAGATAAAAAGCTTAAAATTCATTTTTTAATCCAAGATAAAAGGCTTTGTGCCTTAGCTTTTAAGGCTTTTGAAGAACTTAGAGAGATTAAACAAGAGCTTTTGAGGCTAAAAACGCGAAGAATCGTCTTAAATTCAGGAGTTCCTACAAGTATATGTGCATTAAAACTAGGATTAAATTATGAAAATTATGATTTTACAAAGATTAATGGAAAAAAACTTTGTGCTAATGATTTTTTAAAATTTGGCATAAAACTTTGGAATATGAGTGAAAATGAGGCAAGAAAATTCGTAGGAAATTCACGCAAAAATTATATAGTAGCGGGTTGTTTTTTGCTCTATGCTTTATTTGAAAAGCAAGAACTTATCGTCATTGATGAGGGTTTAAGAGAGGGAGTTTGCCTTGCAAAACTTAAAAATATAGAATTTTAGATTTTTTGAAATTCAAAAAAATGAAATTTATCATCAAAGCCAAAAAACAATCTTTTTGCTTGTGAAAGAAAATTCTCATAGCTCTGTATATTTTTGTTTTTTGTGTGATTTAACACCTCTTCAAAATCAAATTTACTCAAAGCTTGACTTTGTTTTTCAAAGGCTAAAAGTTTGAAATTATAATCCTTAATGAGCTTTAATAAATGCGTAAAATTGACATTATAGGTCAAATCACTCTTGCCAAAAAATTTTTTCAAATCGAGTTTAAAAGGGTCAAAAACCTCGTGTTTTTGATAAATTCTTAAACTCAATTTATCAGGCTTTAAAACTCCATAATCAAATCCACTCAAAACAAAGCTCTTACAAGCTTTATCAAGCTGTTTAAAAAAAAGATTTAACTCTTGGCTTAATTCTCCTATTTTAAGTCCTAATTCTTCGCATTCTTTTTGAATTTTCTCATCACTTGGTGCAAAATAAAGTTTAAAATCATCATCGACAAAAGCCATAGTTTTTCCGTTGATTAACTCACAAGAAAAGCTGTCAAATAGCTCATTACAGAAGATATAAGCATTGCTAAATTCACAATCTTGCAAAGAATTTTTATGGATCAATTCACAATCTTGTAAGGTTTTTCTCTGCAAAGCCCTTAATTTTTCGTAAGGTTCGATAATAAAAAATTCAAGGTCTTTAAAAATTTCAGGTCTAAATTCCATCAAAGCACTTAAAAAATCCCTGCTCAAATAGCCTTCATTGGCTCCTATTTCAATAACTTGTAAGGGCGGGGTTAAAATCTTTTTATCAATCAAAGTTAAAAAATGTTTTGCCAACAAAGTTCCAAACAAATTCCCTACGCTTACAGCGGTAAAAAAATCTCCTTTTTTTCCGATTAAGGCAATGTTTTGATAATAATTTTCCACCCAAAGCCTAAAAAATTCACTCAATTTCATTGAAAAAGACGATTGAATTTAGCGATAAAATCCAAAGGATCAACTTGATTTTTTGCTGCAAAAATTCCAAAATGCAAATGAGGTCCGCTCACTCTGCCCGTAGCCCCGCTAAGCCCTATAACATCACCTTTTTTAACCTTTTGTCCAATTTTAACCTTAATGTGTGAAAGATGATAATATTGCGAGTAAATGCCATATCCATGATCAATGACAACTGAATTTCCAGCATAATAACGTTCCTTTGCAATCCTAACCACGCCTGAATTTGAAGCCCTAACAGGAGTTCCTACTGCAGCTCTAAAATCTGTCCCGCTGTGATAGCTTGCAACTTTTTCATTAAATACTCGAGCCTTGCCAAAAGCACTTGTGATAAAACTATCCATAGGAATTTTAAAAACTCCATCAAACAAAACTTCTCTTGTTACGCTAGAATACACAGCATTGGCTTCTTTAAGCTCTTGTTCTATCCTACTTTGAACGGATTTTGGTGGAAAGAGTTTTTTAGGCTCAACTTGCAATTTTTCGCTTTTATAATCTCCTTCTAAGCTATCAATCATGAAAATTTCACTTCTATCCTTATAAACTGCGGTGATTTGAGTGATTTTTGGAGGATTTTTGTAAGGAAGAGTAAAAAGGGCGACAATTTTATCTTTGTTCTTAGGATGCGTGAAAAAACTAAGCTTTTTATCCTTAGTTTTAACCTCAATAAGATCTTTTTTATCAAGCTCCAAAAAAAGACTTTGCCCCCTAATCAATCCTATTCTTTCATCTGCAAAAGCGAAGAATATAAGAAAAAATAAGATAAAAATTCTCATAGACTAAGCTCCTTAATATCTGCAATGTTTAAAAATTCCTCATAAATGCTAAAAATGAGAGCTTGGCGGTTTTTTCTAAGTTCTTCATCTTCTACATTAATCATCACTTTATCAAAAAATTCATCAATAAAAGGCTTTAAAGCAAATAAATTTTGTAATCTTTCTTTAAGGTTTTGAGTGTTTAAACTCTTTTTAAATTCTTCATAAAGCTTATTTTCAGCAGCATTTTTAAAAAGAGTTGGAGAGATTTTAAAATTTGGATTCACAGCGATATTCGCTAATCTTTTAAAAGTGCTCAAATTTTCATTAAAATTTTCTTTTTGACTCAGCTCTATCAAAGCTTTAATGGCTGTGTCAATATGGATTAAATCTGCATTTTTTGAACTCAAAACAGCCTTGATAAAAGAAGCATTCGCCTCATAAAAAGTATAAAGCCTTTCAAAGATAAAATCTTTTAAAATTTGCAAATCAAAATTTTTATATTGAGATTTTAGTTTTTGAAATAAAAGATCTAAATCAAAATTTTTGCCTAAATTTAAAACGATTTTTATCATTCCACTTGCCGCTCTTCTTAAAGCATAAGGATCCTTCGTGCCACTTGGAATTTTACCTAAGCTAAAAAGTGCTAAGAGTGTATCAAGCTTGTTTGCAAGTGCGACTATGCTAGAAAATTCCGTACTTGGCAGGGGCGAGGATTCAGAATTTGGCAAATACTGTTCTTTAATTGCAAGACAAATTTCATAACTCAATCCCATTTTTTGAGCATAATAAGAACCCATAATGCCTTGTAAATTTGTAAATTCATAAACCATTTGAGTGCTTAAATCCGCCTTTGCATAAGTGATAGCTTTGCAAAGTGCGTCTTTTTTTTCATTTTGATACAATTGGCATAAAATCATAGCAATGAATTTTTCCCTCTCGCTTTTATCTTTAAGTGTGCCAAGCCCTTCTAAATATGTGATTTTAGAAAGATTTTCAGGATTTAAACCTGTTTCTAAGTCATTTTTATAAAAAAACATCGCATCGCTAAGTCTGGCTCTTAAAACCCTTTCATTACCATAAATGATTTTAGAATAATCCTCACACACTGCATTGCTAACAACGATGAAATGATTGTCTAAGCCCTTTGAATTAAAAAGTGCAAAATAACGTTGATTCTCTCTCATTGAAGTGATGATAACCTCGCTTGGAATTTCAAGATAATCTTTCTTAAAACTGCCAAGTAAAGCATTAGGATATTCAGTGATAGCTATAACTTCGGCTAAAAGCTCTTCATCTTTGGCAATACTTAAATTTTCCTTAGCTTCGATTAATTTAAATTCATTTAAGATTTTTGTTTTTCTTGTTTCGGGATCAAGTATAACAAAATTTTCTTCTAAAAGTTTAAAATAATCCTTAATGCTTTTAAATTCCTTTAAATCATAACTTACGCTTCTGTGTACAAAAGTTTTTTTAGCACTTTTTACCCCATAAAGCTCAAATTCTACAAGTTCATCATCTAAAACACAGACGCAAGAGCGTATAGCACGAATGAATTCAAAAAAATTTGCTCCCCAACGCATACTTTTACCAAAATTAAGACTTTTTAAGAAATTTTCTATGATTAGACCTAAAATTTCACAACTTTTTTTACCTTCAAGTTCTTTTTGATGATATAAGACTTCTTGACCTTTGGTTTCTTTAAAGCTTAATTCTTCTTCACTAATCCCTGCTTTTCGCAAAAAACTCATACCTGCAGCAGTCAGTTTGCCGTCTTTATAGGCTATATTTTTAGGTGCTCCTATAAATTCGCTTAGAGTTTTGCTTTGCTCTTTAGGGAAGGTTTCACTCCAAAAAACAAGGCGTCTGGGGGTATAATAAAACTTGAATTCGCTCTGCAAACGATAATCTTTTAAAATGTTTTGCCATTTATTTTCTATATTTGGAAGTTCCTTTAATAAAGGCACTGCCGGAAGCTCTTCAACACCAATTTCTATCAATAATTCGCTCATTTTTACTCTTTGGATTAAATTTTTTGCTAATTTTAACGCATAATTGATAAAAAAGCTATAAATGTTTTTCTAATAATTTTTTAAGTTCCCTTGCTGTGCTAAATTCGTCGGCTTTTAAGTCTTTTTGATACCACCGAGCGTGATAATAAGGAATATTTGCGTTTTTAGCACATTCTTTGTCTTTTTGGCTGTCTCCTATAAAAACACTCAAATCATAGGGTGCTTCTTGTTTGAGTAAATTAAGCATCATCGGGTGAGGTTTTGGTTCAATTCCTAAACTTACGCCTAAAATTTTATCAAAATATTTTATAATATTATGCCGAGATAGAATTTTATTTAAAGAGCTTTGAGGAGCATTTGTCGCAATGGCAAGATAGCATTTTTTTTCCTTTAAAAATTCTAATAAATCTATAATCTCATCAAATAAAACAACACTCTCTTCATAATGCTTGATGAAGTATTTTTCAAAGCCTTCTTTAAAACTTGAATTGTGAAAATCATCAATATTATAAAGCTCTTTAGCCCAATCCATGCCTGGAGTGTTGATAATGTCTAAAATAACTTGTCTTGAAAGGGGATTGAGTTTAAGCTCTTTTCTTATCTCATTCACCGCTGCACTGATGGCATTGGCACTATCAATTAAGGTTCCATCCATATCAAAAAACACATTAATCATTCATATTCCCTTAAATAATTTTTATATTTTTCTTTTTTTTCACTT
Encoded here:
- the nusA gene encoding transcription termination factor NusA → MEKITDIIEAIANEKNLNLESVKEKVITALINTAKRIYGQEYDFFVEPKSLNLYQKISVVADNDERIKQNPESFIALSKAKKEVADIELGDELTYECFLENLGRTAVNALHKELEYHIQKLLEQTIFEKYKNKIGQMVFGTVIRVDNEENTYIEIDELRAFLPRKNRIKGEKFKVGDVIKAVIRSVYMDKGIKIELSRTSPKFLECLLESEVPEIKDKLVSVVKSARIPGERAKIVLMANADNIDPVGATVGVKGVRINAVSKELHNENIDCIEYSSEPEILVARALTPAIIHSVKIEGKKALVSLSSDQKSKAIGKSGINIRLVTMLSSYEIELKELDSTKAQSSEEAFKNLQDLFKNV
- a CDS encoding exopolyphosphatase, with protein sequence MLGIDIGSNTLRAVYMDTNFKKIAEYEFIIGAAKNLNTSGKIGDEAILNLRKALGTLALKYALKDAIIVATAAFRKASNAQKIFEDLREEFGASFKIIDAKTEAKLSVLGMKRGLLNLGLKQEFAYCDLGGASCELSFRDSFKSFDFGIITFYEKNQKNFNQKSQLKTIDVKKHSAFIRKIKDKKLKIHFLIQDKRLCALAFKAFEELREIKQELLRLKTRRIVLNSGVPTSICALKLGLNYENYDFTKINGKKLCANDFLKFGIKLWNMSENEARKFVGNSRKNYIVAGCFLLYALFEKQELIVIDEGLREGVCLAKLKNIEF
- a CDS encoding HAD family hydrolase, with translation MINVFFDMDGTLIDSANAISAAVNEIRKELKLNPLSRQVILDIINTPGMDWAKELYNIDDFHNSSFKEGFEKYFIKHYEESVVLFDEIIDLLEFLKEKKCYLAIATNAPQSSLNKILSRHNIIKYFDKILGVSLGIEPKPHPMMLNLLKQEAPYDLSVFIGDSQKDKECAKNANIPYYHARWYQKDLKADEFSTARELKKLLEKHL
- the glyS gene encoding glycine--tRNA ligase subunit beta, producing the protein MSELLIEIGVEELPAVPLLKELPNIENKWQNILKDYRLQSEFKFYYTPRRLVFWSETFPKEQSKTLSEFIGAPKNIAYKDGKLTAAGMSFLRKAGISEEELSFKETKGQEVLYHQKELEGKKSCEILGLIIENFLKSLNFGKSMRWGANFFEFIRAIRSCVCVLDDELVEFELYGVKSAKKTFVHRSVSYDLKEFKSIKDYFKLLEENFVILDPETRKTKILNEFKLIEAKENLSIAKDEELLAEVIAITEYPNALLGSFKKDYLEIPSEVIITSMRENQRYFALFNSKGLDNHFIVVSNAVCEDYSKIIYGNERVLRARLSDAMFFYKNDLETGLNPENLSKITYLEGLGTLKDKSEREKFIAMILCQLYQNEKKDALCKAITYAKADLSTQMVYEFTNLQGIMGSYYAQKMGLSYEICLAIKEQYLPNSESSPLPSTEFSSIVALANKLDTLLALFSLGKIPSGTKDPYALRRAASGMIKIVLNLGKNFDLDLLFQKLKSQYKNFDLQILKDFIFERLYTFYEANASFIKAVLSSKNADLIHIDTAIKALIELSQKENFNENLSTFKRLANIAVNPNFKISPTLFKNAAENKLYEEFKKSLNTQNLKERLQNLFALKPFIDEFFDKVMINVEDEELRKNRQALIFSIYEEFLNIADIKELSL
- a CDS encoding pyridoxine 5'-phosphate synthase; amino-acid sequence: MTLGVNIDHIAVLREARKVNDPDLLEAALYCAHFCEQITIHVREDKRHTHEKDLENLILFCKIPINLECATCDEILDLACQFKPSRVTLVPEKREELTTEGGLNLNLEKIEKSIQKLKLCDIEVSLFINPNLEDVQRAFDLKADFVEFHTGLYANLYNALYSNILHTPYKIKELNLPKKELEKEFQKELQLLNLCAKKAQSLGLKIAAGHGLNYKNVKELVKIKEITELNIGQSIIARSVFVGLKQAILEMKALIKR
- the pdxA gene encoding 4-hydroxythreonine-4-phosphate dehydrogenase yields the protein MKIAVSVGDINGVGIEILIRSHKEISQFCEPYYFVHQKLLNQALKLLNLKLENANLVAFSKAEKQEFNFVKKEKKLNIFSFTSALEFELDCDFEIKAGEIDEKSGAYSFLSFQAANHFVKQHYANALVTLSIHKKAWDKAGIKFKGHTDALRSFYQKNAIMMLGCKELFVGLFTEHIPLNQVSQKIEFKALAEFLRDFYLQTRFKKIGVLAFNPHAGDYGVIGGEEEKIITEAIQFTNAYLNFLQSDLETKKEFLTSIKENKRNNFYEILENKKLKKKLTENFKQKCFYLPYPLVADTAFTKDSLKQCRHFVAMYHDLGLAPLKALYFEKSVNVSLNLPIIRTSVDHGTAFDKAYKNAKINTKSYKEAVNFAIYLAKLRQKHNFEI
- a CDS encoding M23 family metallopeptidase, which translates into the protein MRIFILFFLIFFAFADERIGLIRGQSLFLELDKKDLIEVKTKDKKLSFFTHPKNKDKIVALFTLPYKNPPKITQITAVYKDRSEIFMIDSLEGDYKSEKLQVEPKKLFPPKSVQSRIEQELKEANAVYSSVTREVLFDGVFKIPMDSFITSAFGKARVFNEKVASYHSGTDFRAAVGTPVRASNSGVVRIAKERYYAGNSVVIDHGYGIYSQYYHLSHIKVKIGQKVKKGDVIGLSGATGRVSGPHLHFGIFAAKNQVDPLDFIAKFNRLFQ
- a CDS encoding SAM-dependent methyltransferase, giving the protein MKLSEFFRLWVENYYQNIALIGKKGDFFTAVSVGNLFGTLLAKHFLTLIDKKILTPPLQVIEIGANEGYLSRDFLSALMEFRPEIFKDLEFFIIEPYEKLRALQRKTLQDCELIHKNSLQDCEFSNAYIFCNELFDSFSCELINGKTMAFVDDDFKLYFAPSDEKIQKECEELGLKIGELSQELNLFFKQLDKACKSFVLSGFDYGVLKPDKLSLRIYQKHEVFDPFKLDLKKFFGKSDLTYNVNFTHLLKLIKDYNFKLLAFEKQSQALSKFDFEEVLNHTKNKNIQSYENFLSQAKRLFFGFDDKFHFFEFQKI